In the Leptospira fletcheri genome, TGCTCCGGACCACTCGAACGGCGGCCAAAGAAGTCGGGAACGAGATCTTTTTTGCGATCACGATCATCATCTTCGCATACCTTCCCATTTTCACGTTCCAACGTATAGAAGGTAAGCTTTTTTCACCCATGGCTTTCACTCTTTCCTTTTCCCTATTCGGAAGCGTGCTGCTTACGATCACTCTGATCCCCGTGCTCATGTGCCTTCTTTTCCGTTCCAGAATGGAGGACGGATCCTTTTCCGAGATGCATTGGAAAAATCCCGTTTTGGAAAAAATGAAATCCTACTACGAGTTCCTGGTAAAAAAAGCGCTATCGGATCCGAAAAAGACGGTATATTCCATAGCTATTTCCATGGGAATCATTAGTACTATAGGATATTATAAATTAGGAACGGATTTTCTTCCGGAACTGGACGAAGGTTCCATCACGATACGGTGCTTTCTACCTACCGGAATCGGTTTAAGAAGCTCGGAAAAACAACTTTCCGTCGTACGGAATACTCTACTTAAGTACGATCCGGTGGTCTCCGTTCTGAATCAACTAGGAAGAAACGACGAAGGAACGGATCCTTACGGTCCGAATCGATTGGAGATCCTGGTAGGTCTCAAAGATTATTCTCTATGGAAGGAGAGGATTACGAAAAAGGAATTGGTGCAAAGAATCAAGGAAGATCTACAGGAAAATCTTCCCGGCACGCTTTTCGTCTTTTCCCAGCCTATTTTGGACAACGTAACCGAAGCGATGACCGGAAGCGTCTCCGACCTCGCGATATTGATCGACGGTGAAGATTTGACGACCTTAAGATCCGTTGCGAAACAAATCCTTTCAGTGATCAAAGAGATCCCCGGGGCGACGGAATCCGGAATCGAACAGGAAGGAAACCAAGCCCAACTGATCGTTACTGTGGATCGAAGGAACTCGGCACGTTACGGAATCAATGCGGCGGATATTTTAAATACGGTAGAAGCCGCGGTCGGAGGCACCGAAGCCGGAATTCTGTACGAGGGGTCCAAAAGGTTCGGTATCGTGGTCCGATATCCGATCGAGTACCGTTCCTCCTTCGAGTCTCTGAGGAACCTGACCGTTTTCAGTCCGACGGGAGGAAGGATTCCATTGCACGAGGTCGCCTCCCTAGAGTTGAAAGACGGGCCGACAATCATCCAGAGACAGGAGGGGAAACGTCAGATTTCGGTACGGACCAATATCCGAGGTAGGGACCAAGGAGGATTCGTACAGGAAGCCCGGAAGAGAGTCGTCGAAAAAGGTTCCATTCCGGAAAAAGTCTCACTCCGTTGGGGAGGCCAATTCGAAAATCTGACCCGCGCGGGAGAAAGGCTGAGCATCGTCATCCCCGCCACCCTTTTCGGAATCTATCTATTCCTTTTGGGAATTTACGGAAAAGTACGTTACGCTCTTCTTTCCCTTTCCGGGGTCCCTCTTTCCGTTGCCGGCGGAATCCTCGCTTTGGTTCTGACCGGAACGAATTTTTCCGTCTCCGCCGGAGTAGGATTCGTTTCACTCTTCGGAATCTCCACGATGACCTGCGTACTCTTCGTATCCAGAATCCTTCACTTCCAAAAAGGATCGGAAGAGCCGGATCTCAAAACTTCCGTTTTAGCCGCGGCGAACCTACAGTTTTCTCCGAGATTGATGACTATCCTTCTCGCTATGTTCGGTCTATTACCGGCGGCTCTAGCTACCGGAATCGGATCCGACGTTCAAAGACCGTTGGCGACCGTGATCGTAGGAGGCATGGCGACGGAATTGCTTTCCCTAGTTTTTCTTCCTTGCCTCTTTTATCTCATCGATTCGGAAGGATCGAAAAAGAAAGTACCAGCGGTTAAATCTTAGATCTTCCAGTATAATTTTTTCCGATCGAGCCAATACAGGATCGCGAACCAAAAAAGTAGATTCGCTAACGCATAAGAAAAGGATGCGAATTCCTGAGTCGGCGCCCAGCCGGCAAACCCTACCTGAAAGAGAAAATGTTTCAAGGAAGCCGGTTTGCCGGTTCCCCCAGGTATCGTAATCAAATTCAAGGATCTAGCCAGAATTCCCGAACCGAAAAAAACCAATATGGCGTTCCTGCCGAAAGGCAACCAAGGAAAGAAAATCGCGTTCCGTATCGTCTCTGTTCGGGCTTCCAGAAACAAAAAAAATCCGAATAGCAAGGCCGCCCAGCCGGCCGTCCAGACGACATAGCTGGAAGTCCAAAGGCTCTTATTGATCGGAAAAATCCGATCCCATAATCCCCCTAAAACCAAGAGTAAGAGGCCCGCGACCCCGCAATAAAATGCGGTTTGAGAAATCGGAATTTTCTTTCTCTCTCCGAAGCGAACCGCATCTCCGAACATTGTGCCGAGTAAGGCAGTGGAAACCGCACTGACAGAACCGAGCAAGCCTTCCGGATCCCAAGTTCGTGAGGACTTCCACAAATGGGCTTCTCCGAAAATCGACCTATCCAGCCACGCTCCCCAATTCGAATTCGGTTCCAAATTCGGAACCATAGAGCCAGGAGGAGTGATGAAACTTAACAAGATCCAATAACCGAAGAGTAAAATCCCAAGAATCGAAACCCGAAACTTTCTATCCAACGGATACAGGAGCGCGGTAAAAAAATACACGAACGAGATTCTCTGTAATACTCCCGGGATCCTCAATCCGGAAAGATCCCATTCTCCAAACCAATGTAAAAACAATCCGATCCCGAAGAGCGTCAAGGAACGCTTCCAGATTTTCAGAACGTTCCTTCCCTCCGGAGCGAAGGAAAGAGAAACGGAAACTCCCACGGAAAAAAGAAAAAAAGGAAAAACCAAGTCGGTAGGAGTGCAGCCGTTCCACTTCGTATGGCGCAGGGGAGAGTACATCGCCGACCAAGAGCCCGGATTGTTGACGAGAATCATTCCCGCAACGGTGAACCCTCGCAGCGCGTCTAGAGAAAGGAGTCTTTTGCGAATTGAATTTTCCAAATCGGATCCTATTGAACGAGCCGAATTTCTTCGGGAAATTCTACCAAAGGGACCGGTGGAATTCGGTAAATCCCCAGACATTTTTAAAAGAGACTTCCTTACCCTGGTCCGGTCGAAACGTCCCCGAAAATTTTCCCACGAACTGTCTGAAATACAGTTTCGCAAGGAAGAGATTCGATTTTTCCTTCCTTTCTCCTTCCGGTCGGAATTCCAAACGAAGCCTGCCTGCTTCATCCCAAAGACGCCAAGCCTTGTAAGGATCCTCTTGGGAAAAATCGAAGATGCAACGATCCACTCTCTGCCTTTTGGAATTGATCCAAAAAGCGTTTTCCGAAAAGAAACTTTCGTTTACGAGCGCGGCAAAATTAGCTCCGATTCTGGTCTTATTCGGAAGAACGGAGGAAAAGGCCGCCCAATACCAGTTCGTCTCCCTTCTCAAATATCCGCCGGACCAATCGTACACCATGGTGACTTTGTTCGGGTCGCGAACCAATTCCCGGCCTTCATACCGAACGGAAAGTCTTTGCGGAATCAGAGGAGAACATTTTTCGGTAAAGGTCCAACGGGTAGGCTCGGACGGATTCAACACTCGCAGAGGACGGTGAGTCTCCATCGAGTACGGAAACTCTCCGAAAACCCGGAGTTTTCCCGCGAAGTCCCCATCCAAAACGAGAGTTCCGTCGGAATGGGATTTTCGGATCTCTAAAAAAGATCCCCCTTTTTTGAATCGAATCTCGTACTCGTCCGGATTCGCAGGAAATTTCAAAGCGCGCCCGAGATCCGGTCCCTTCGTATCGAATTCGTATACCTTTCCTTCATCGAATTTATACAAATACGCGAAAACATTGTAAGCGTACCCTAAACTGACGGTCGCAATTCCGAGGATGGAATCCTCCATCAGT is a window encoding:
- a CDS encoding efflux RND transporter permease subunit codes for the protein MIARIIDFSLSNRIPTLSVVCAVIGFGIWSWSNLKKEAYPDVGDTQVVVIAEFPGKAASEVEEKITLPLERGLNSVPYVLTRRSKTIFGLSVLQYVFEERIGDLTARQLVMERLNGIDLPEEAHVSLGPMTSPVSEIYRYVIEASEDWSPMELRTLQDWVIIPSLLQVPGVVDVVNFGGLEKQYHVITSSNRLNRYQLTLSDVIDALKSNNRNTGGNVFTRGDQAFPVRGLGAIRNKDDIRNIVVTAISGTPVYIGNLASVEEYPRRPDGIFHYALRDSVTGEIKSKDSGIQGLVAIRRGENPSEVIERLKEKIRQVNTDILPDGVKLTVTYDRSELVNYTVRTVRTTLFEGVSIVILVLVFFLGNVRTAVVVACTIPISLLFGFGMMKLTGIPANLLSLGAIDFGIIVDGGVVMAENIYRKYSSVKKEQGLVPFSELLRTTRTAAKEVGNEIFFAITIIIFAYLPIFTFQRIEGKLFSPMAFTLSFSLFGSVLLTITLIPVLMCLLFRSRMEDGSFSEMHWKNPVLEKMKSYYEFLVKKALSDPKKTVYSIAISMGIISTIGYYKLGTDFLPELDEGSITIRCFLPTGIGLRSSEKQLSVVRNTLLKYDPVVSVLNQLGRNDEGTDPYGPNRLEILVGLKDYSLWKERITKKELVQRIKEDLQENLPGTLFVFSQPILDNVTEAMTGSVSDLAILIDGEDLTTLRSVAKQILSVIKEIPGATESGIEQEGNQAQLIVTVDRRNSARYGINAADILNTVEAAVGGTEAGILYEGSKRFGIVVRYPIEYRSSFESLRNLTVFSPTGGRIPLHEVASLELKDGPTIIQRQEGKRQISVRTNIRGRDQGGFVQEARKRVVEKGSIPEKVSLRWGGQFENLTRAGERLSIVIPATLFGIYLFLLGIYGKVRYALLSLSGVPLSVAGGILALVLTGTNFSVSAGVGFVSLFGISTMTCVLFVSRILHFQKGSEEPDLKTSVLAAANLQFSPRLMTILLAMFGLLPAALATGIGSDVQRPLATVIVGGMATELLSLVFLPCLFYLIDSEGSKKKVPAVKS
- a CDS encoding acyltransferase family protein, with product MENSIRKRLLSLDALRGFTVAGMILVNNPGSWSAMYSPLRHTKWNGCTPTDLVFPFFLFSVGVSVSLSFAPEGRNVLKIWKRSLTLFGIGLFLHWFGEWDLSGLRIPGVLQRISFVYFFTALLYPLDRKFRVSILGILLFGYWILLSFITPPGSMVPNLEPNSNWGAWLDRSIFGEAHLWKSSRTWDPEGLLGSVSAVSTALLGTMFGDAVRFGERKKIPISQTAFYCGVAGLLLLVLGGLWDRIFPINKSLWTSSYVVWTAGWAALLFGFFLFLEARTETIRNAIFFPWLPFGRNAILVFFGSGILARSLNLITIPGGTGKPASLKHFLFQVGFAGWAPTQEFASFSYALANLLFWFAILYWLDRKKLYWKI
- a CDS encoding DUF2804 domain-containing protein, yielding MNKIIGSDNQVRYGVWDSPIDFNHKDFRLLDFFGNEIKGLRKRFSFHTFNYLGLLMEDSILGIATVSLGYAYNVFAYLYKFDEGKVYEFDTKGPDLGRALKFPANPDEYEIRFKKGGSFLEIRKSHSDGTLVLDGDFAGKLRVFGEFPYSMETHRPLRVLNPSEPTRWTFTEKCSPLIPQRLSVRYEGRELVRDPNKVTMVYDWSGGYLRRETNWYWAAFSSVLPNKTRIGANFAALVNESFFSENAFWINSKRQRVDRCIFDFSQEDPYKAWRLWDEAGRLRLEFRPEGERKEKSNLFLAKLYFRQFVGKFSGTFRPDQGKEVSFKNVWGFTEFHRSLW